In the genome of Dermacentor silvarum isolate Dsil-2018 chromosome 1, BIME_Dsil_1.4, whole genome shotgun sequence, one region contains:
- the LOC119435639 gene encoding dual specificity protein phosphatase 3, whose product MSFLGCDNNSFAMRGLHQILVEVKPELKPLPGVALLAKSHGIKVPPNDRYSYGVDCDEVYPGIFVGDEGAARNKHYLRGLGVTHVLNTAEGSQFGQVDTSQAFYNSHGISYLGLRLVDIPQEDIAAHFDKCANFIDDCLEHNGKVLVNCRMGMSRSATIAIAYLMIKKGMTVDDGLRTLRMNRAVRPNNGFLLQLVQLDTKLRS is encoded by the exons ATGAGTTTTCTCGGCTGCGACAACAACAGCTTCGCTATGAGGGGACTGCACCAGATCCTGGTCGAAGTCAAACCTGAACTGAAACCGCTACCCGGCGTCGCTCTGCTGGCAAAGTCGCACGGCATCAAAGTACCGCCGAATGATCGCTATTCGTACGGGGTTGACTGCGATGAGGTCTACCCGGGCATATTCGTCGGTGACGA GGGTGCCGCACGCAACAAGCATTACCTGCGTGGCCTAGGAGTGACCCATGTTCTCAACACAGCAGAGGGTTCCCAGTTTGGTCAGGTGGACACGAGCCAGGCATTTTATAATAGCCATGGCATTTCTTACTTGGGCCTACGCCTTGTAGACATACCACAGGAAGACATCGCAGCACACTTTGACAAATGTGCCAACTTTATCGATGACTGCCTTGAGCACAATG GTAAAGTGCTGGTGAACTGCCGTATGGGAATGTCACGTTCTGCAACCATAGCCATTGCCTACTTGATGATCAAGAAAGGAATGACTGTTGATGATGGCCTGCGCACCCTACGCATGAACCGGGCAGTACGACCCAATAATGGCTTCCTTTTGCAACTTGTCCAGCTGGATACAAAACTGCGCAGTTAA